Part of the Perca fluviatilis chromosome 22, GENO_Pfluv_1.0, whole genome shotgun sequence genome, CAGACCGGGCATAACGCCTCCCGATGGATCCTGAAGAGTCGTCCACTTTGTGGGACACAACGTTTTTAGTCATTGCCTCAGcttaaagaagaaagaagaagacaaaaatTTGTCATCAGTTTGAATAGATAAGCATCAGAAATAGATTTAGAAACgcttaaagaaatagtttgacattttaggaaatacatttattagAGTGAGAGAAGAAGATCGACACCACTCTCATTAAATATTCGTTAAATATGAAGATACAGCctgcagccagttagcttagtttagcataaaaaACTGGATTCTCAGAAGTTACTGCCcccagccaagaaatagtccagaAAATAACCCTTCCCATAaacaacatgttaattagtgagcttgaAAGGatgaggtgctggtaggcagattttgttacagACAGAGCCCGGCTAGCAGCCTGGAAAAACTCTGacaaacttccggcaaatttgagatttgctctgcaagccattcaagcccatttccaatttttccaaatcgaggcaccaatcacaaccgttgaggcaggctttacaccaatcacaaccgttgaggcgggctttacacgatgacaaTAGCGCAGCGAGGCATTTGAGcagcgtccgttggtgacgcccctttggaaatgatctgcgaatgaaccttgcccagacccactctcagttacaactgagaagggtctggtgtcaaccaggctacccGGCTAGCTCTTTTCCCCAGTTTCTaggctttatgctaagctaagctaaccatcccctggctccagcttcatatttaacagacaaacatgagagtggtgtcagtgttctcatctaactcctgatatgaaagtttttttatgagagtattttccaaaatgttgaactatttctttaaacttCATAATGCTGAATTGAAATCTGAAAGTTAGTGTCACACTCACATAACTGGTGGACAAATGGCATAAACTCCTGGTTTTGGCTCAAAGGAAGGATGGAACATTTGTATGGAGCTACAGTGGCAGGAAAGCTAAAatactggggggaaaaaagttatttaaatttaaaaaaagcatgcGATTCTCACTCAGATCTCATTCCTTGTTTTGAAGCATTTTTACCGTCCTCTGTTCATCCCCCTGCCGGATTCGGAACGAGTGCTCGAAGATGGAGTACATGATTCTGCCGATGCCAAAGGATGGCTCAATTACATTGGGAACAATCTCCTCCACTGTGGGAAAAGAGAGACGGCTGTTTTCCCACATGAACAAACTCACTGTTCTGCTCTACAGCTCTGAAGGCAGGTTTAGTGTCGCCTCTTACCATGCAGAGTTTTCTGGAACCTCTTCACACTGACCATGTCTTTGGCCAGTTTAAATGTCCTGCCGTTCGTCTCGATGCTGAACTCCCTACAGACATAAACATCACCAGATTaacttgaaatatatatatatatatatatatatatatatatatatatatatatatatatatatatatatatatatatatatgtagtgcaggttacatatatatatatatatatatatctttcttTATGCAAGCACAAATTACCCATTTTCATTGAGAAGCTTCTCCTGATCATTGATGTAGCAGTCGTCACATGCAGCTAGGTACTCCAGAACCAACTTGGCATCTTTCTTGTAGGCTGTTCCTATGGCTCCCTTATTGGGCTCAAACTGGACAACATTAACTACTTTGtgtgaagaagttaaggagtaAAACAGAGGAATCGAGCTTGCAAGAAAAATTAACAAATCAAGGTCAATGAGCTTTATAAGGaagatagaaaaagaaaaggaagtgtAAGTGAACCGTGAGTttcaaatatgaaataaattGAGTGATTAGCATGCAATCTACAAGCTAAAATATACATGTTAAAGCATAGTACATATGGTTATAATTAGATTTTAGTATGGCTGTAATGTTGTTGGACTGGGAGAATAGAAGGATATGGGTTCTTTCAGTGGCTTTTCAGCCACTAGAGGGACCTTGGTGGCTCTGGAGTGACACGAGAGATCATAGCAGGAGCGGTCAGCACATCCCACTATCTCAATCCAgccctgagagagagaaaaaaaatgtgtcttgACTGACATGCACAAACTTCTCAGTCTATTCGTGCGAATAAATGAGAAAAGATTTACATAGGAGGTCTTGGACTCTGCGTCCCAGCAGTCGCACGCATAGTGAGCCATCTCGTTCTCCATGTGCTGACGGAAGCGCACTTTATCTTTGGACAGCCCCACTTTAATAAGATAAAGGTAGATTCTTCCAATGAAGTAGCCCAACACTGAATTGTTGATCACTCCCTGCAGCAGACACAAAGAAGAGTTAATGATGATAGTCCATCAAATACGATGTGATTGCAAAAAAACAATCCTGTTAATCTATTAATAAAGGTTAGTTGACAAATAACACATTATTTTTATGCCTATTATTATCACAATATtgggtgattttttttaattaagctaTTAAAAGCTGACTGACAGATAGCttattagaaaaaaagacatgcaATCACAGTTTCCCTGTCCAGCCTGTAACAGTAAATGATATAGTCTATTATAAAATCACAATTTTGCAGaagaaagacattttttatGGCACATACTGGAACAATACTGAATATATGGcagttttaacatttttttaagttttaacgTCCTCGATATCTTGCTATTTGATCTTGTATTTAATGGTTGATAATGTTAAATGAGggttatttaaatgtttgtcaGGGACCATCAGTAACAACGTCCACTTAAGTCCTGCAATGGTTTCAGCACTatgaataaacacacagtatataATAAGTCGATGAAAGGATTCCCACCTGTTCCACAGCGTCCCCCAGCCTCATGATATGTGCAGACTGGCCGCTGGTCTGAGCTTTGGAGGAGTATAATGTGATGTCCAGGTCGGCCACGCTGGAGAATTTAGGGTGGACCTTCTCATTTGGATCCACAAAGTGCTCGATCTCAGCCATGGTGAACTCCCTGCAAGACGGAGAAGATAACATCTCACTGTATTGTCATTATAATTTGCAGGTGAGTAATTAAGAAGCTTCTGACTACCTGACGCGAATGAGTCCAGAGCGAGGAGAGATCTCGTTCCTGAAGGAGTTTCCGATCTGAGCGGCACCAAAGGGAAGTTTTCCCTGGTTAAACTCCAGTAAGCGTTTGAAGTTGAGGAACATTCCCTGGGCTGTTTCAGGCCTCAGATAGCTGCAAAAGTTACACAATTATTTCACACAATTTTAATACAGCAAACAACAGTTTTTCTTGAGACAGATGATGTGTTTCACTGATCGGTACCCCGGCATGTTCCCCCCTGGACCAATGGACGTCTGGAACATCAGGTTGAATGAGATGGGAGGTGTGAGGTCATTTCCTGTGGAGGGTGACTTGACGTTGTACTTCACAAAGAGATCGGTCAGCTCTTGCTGGGTGTAGTTGTCCATCTGCAACAGAGAGCAAACCATTAGAGGGGTATTTTCCCAAACAGCAgatgccagtgtgtgtgtgtgtgtgtgtgtgtgtgtgtgtgtgtgtgtgtgtgtgtgtgtgtgtgtgtgtgtgtgtgtgtgtgtgtgtgtgtgtgtgttgaagatGTGTTTGTCATACACCCACCTGAGTGATTACGTCCTCCATCTCGGTCACCTTCTCTGCAGAGCATTTCTCgtcagacaacatttttttcaagTGACCTGTGAGGAAACAAAACGCTTCATTTAGCAGCTGTTTGGAGTTCAAACAAATGTTGGCCTCGAAAGAAATGGGTCCCAAGTTAATACACATTTTTAAGTACTCAATCTTTAATTATATTAGGTTACTGTGCAGCagcttgttttatttatttttatttttgcaggtCCAGATAGACAAAGGGAAGTATTAAGTAAGTGGAAAGTACTACAAATATTTACCAAGATTTTGGCATTAGAGGCCATGGAATCTTTAatgaatattttaatttttttgcagGCAACAAGCTTCCTATTGCTTAATGGTGACCTCCTGGGGTCCAGGTTAGTGTTGGTTATTTTCTTTGCATTTATGTTTGACTTTGTTTATCACCTTTCAAACTGTGATTAGCTACTCAGCTATAAGTCTGACTGATCATTTTGTAAAGGTATAAAGCTACCAGAAACCCAAAATGTGACAAAACAATGCAGGCACCTTTAACAAAAAATGACTGATGATCACTCAATATATTACTATAGAAAAGTTAaaggttgtaaaaaaaatttaagaaataaaactataataCAGCTTCCTTGAAAAGTGATTTCATCCCAACttgtttttgtgcctttttcatTGTAAGTATAAGTCACtcagaatatttattataatttgagtttttaaaatgtctttatgGCACAGACATGAATGAGATATTGTGTGAAAGACCCAGATCAACACTTTCAAATATTGTTTTCAGCTTGCCTCTACTACACAATGTCTGGCTTCTCTCTACCTACAACTGCCCTGAGGATATACAACCCAGATGATCTTAAACATTCTGTTTAAAACCTGCTCTGCAGAGAATTCAAAAAGATGGAAAATATTACCAAAATCTAGTGGCAGATTGATGATATATGTTGACCATCTGAAATTTTAATTTATGACATGCAAGTTTCAGATAAATAtgattttcacattcacagctCAGCTAGTAATGATCTGCTTAGAGAAAGAGTCTGACCTAAAGGTCACCCTTCTCTTTAGGGATTAAATCTAACACCTTGTTAGCAATGCAAGGAAATAATAGAGAGCTTAGGGGAGGACTGGACTAGGTGGGGCTCATTTGAATCCTCTGAATGATGTAATGGTGGTCGGACAAAGTCACCTTTGAGGAGGTGATCTGCACGGTGGCACTCTCCAGTCTTGGCATCTTTCACCATGTAGTCAGCGAATTTATCCACATGCCCAGACGTCCTGAGAAGAGTACACAGACGCAACATCGTACTTTCACGACAAGACGACATCATTCTGTTTGACAATGTTTTTGGAGTTTGTTGGCACATACTTGAGGACAGGCTCAGGGGTCAGCATGGTGCAGTCGATCTCCAGGATCTGGTCCTCCTGGATGAAGTGCTGCCTCCACACCTGCAGGATGTTGTTCTTCAGGGCACAGCCCACAGGGCCGAAATCATACAGGCCGCTCACACCTGAGAAACAAACACGGTATCAGTGATTTCATATTTTGGGTAATATGTTCCTGGAACGATGCatgctttgtttgttttcaactCTCCCTTCAAATGCTGCTGAgtggttttattttctctttttattttacctccATATATGGCAAAAGCCTGATCGTAGAAGAATCTCCTCTTTAAGGTATCCTCCATCTTCACTCTGTCCACCGTGTCATCTTTGGGCTGCAAAGCTAGCTCCTGGAAGTGAGGGTTTAAATAATaagattttttattatttttaaataccaGATTCACATGCAAAGTAAATAATCTATAACACAAATTTTTGGAACCAAAGTGTGTCAGGAAAAGATCTGACCTTTGCTTCAAGAATCTTCTTCCGGGCTTTCAGCTCTGCAACAGCTCTGCTCAGCTCCTGCTCGGTGGCGCCCTTTTCCTTCAACTGATGCACCAAGTCACCCTGCAGAAAAAAAGCATATCTTTTATCACACAAAACTTCAgagaaaaacatttacattgtaACTGTTTCATATTTGCATTTGTcctttctgtaataaaaaacTAATCTTTCATTCATACATGACCTtcatataaaaaagaaagaattgcCATTATAGACACTTGTAGTTTCTGcttgtttattaaaatatatttgtaatCGATTATACatctgttataaaaaaaataggccTACCTGCTCGAGGCAGTATCCAGCTATTTTAAGTTTCACTTTAGTTTTCAAGCCATGAGGcgtgaaaaaaaaatgcatgctaGTAACTACGTAATgtcttctttgtgtttttgcagGTGTGTGAGCAGACAGAATATCTCACCTGTTCCCTCACAGCCTCCCTTAAAGGCGCCAGTACTTCTTCCATGTTGACACGTATATTAAAGCTCTCCTCCTGCAGCCAGCTGGGGATCCGCTCTGGCTCTGGACTGTTTTCACTTTTCTCTTCAGGCTCCCTTCAGGGAACAAGGGGAGGCGCATGTTTCTCTACAGTCTGAGTGGTGAATTGTGTCGTCTGAAACAAGGGCTTTCTGTTTCATCATCCAGGAAGCTCAgacaaaaatgtatattctgCCATATAGACTAAAGTAAGCAAATACCATCTATCCATCCGTTCAATGCAGAGTGCGCCTGTATTAACAGGCTATTACATGCATCCGGCATGGCCGAATTAACCCAATGGGTGGTCCCAGAGCACAGATCAGTTGCTGGGACCCTTTTTACACCCTGGTTCCTCCCACTACTTGTGCACACAACATACTACATTATGTCAAAGTTATATTATGCATAGATACCCATTAATTTggttatttaataaataaaatcattttggtttaaaatgccccaaaaatatataaatacgcCTGATATACCTAGACAAACTTGCACATTTGCCCTTGCGGCCCTGAGCCAGTTGCCCACTTTGCCTATTGTCCGCCCAGTCTTGGCATACGTCAGAATTTCTACTTTTTGTCAGTGGGCTATCCTGCTGCATAGCGTCTTGTTCAAGTGCCAAGGGCTTCTTGTCGGGCTTCCCAGTAATGATGACCAATCTGGTCAGGGTACTAAAGTATAATCCGTTTTttcgttttaaaccaaaaacgaaaaaacaaaaaaacgggtTGATGTTTCGTTTTTGGTTTCAAaccaaaaatggaaaaacaaaattatgagctccgttttctcgtttttccaatgtccatacaaattaaaaattaactggaaaactgctcgtttttcaactgttgtttttttgttattcatttttCCGTTTTAACCCAAGATCGAGAATATGGGctcatttttataatgtgcataatcattgaaaatctgatggaacacaggtcttgtttataatgttattttggtcttacgTGTTAAGTCAAAAGTTGACTAAAACCCATgcgctctggacaggaagtaacattaacgtgtcaaaataaaagcatgagagCTGTAATAACTGCCAGAAGAACGAGGCActttatgaatacattgtttgcctgtagcttgtcagattaggctaaagttagctatttagggttatataaagtatttaattatttaataataattttaaaatcacatgaaatctacattcatctattattagcctatgtgtggcagttattgactagttactctaatcttacaccagccagtaaaaaggcatctaacacttgtgttgtcttcgtgttaaatgtgtcatgttttcaaagttttctatAAGAAATATGGCTTTCTATATATGGCCGCAGGTTATCATCTACATCACAATGGATGTTTTTattagccaaacatcttggaaaaaacctaaacaatGTGGTAcaagtgtatgtgtatgtgtatatatatatatatatatatatatatatatatatatatatatatatatatatatatatatatagacacagcactttacagtatatataaagtatatatctcaatcatcagtaacaagttccaagggcctgcatgcatacagtgcagtactgtcaatactgtaaatagtctgaaaaagtgatagcctacatgggaccatagaaacattGTCTGATACAGTAAatagtagtacattacagtaaagaatgatgatgaaatattacatccatagatcatgtcgtctaattggttcatgctccacgctaactggtgacaatgaatctcgttatcttgaaactttcatgatctaaacattgaatattgtctgtctgtttccatacaactatgcattaagagtaatggagcagttacttatcattttgagcagttgtattgatagttagatgattgtaatgaaatgaatagacaatcatctgaaatatAATGTGTGGATTgccttttgaaatagtagtgctctgatgttaagttgtgttaTATTGAAAGGTggtctttgttaaatgaacatatgatcttaggtttatgtgtattgtatccaagcaattgaaaaaaagtgttagagttttaaaaaatgtgtattttgatcattggttgtgagttttgtgtccagagtttttaaaaatgacgtcaaggttctgaaattagtgccaaagtgattgtaaaaaactgtaatggcaGTTAAGTTGGTCAACCATGTCACATGAATATTCTGCAGAGTTGCAATAAAAAGAAGCCTTTTCATTTAAGTGGTCAAGTGgtttagcccttgtgttgtcttataaATTGGGTCATTATAAATGTTATTGGCATAACAAAATTGACCATTTCACAAAGCatgaagtaatcattaattttacacttatttttttgcattcatggtcaacagacctcatttacatgaattatacctaatttctaaGTAAAATGAGGATATAAGATTAGTTGTTTTGGATTATAACAGACTTGTatattaaattcaattttatttatttgtataatttataataaccCAACAATTTATAATAACCTAACAATTCTAGTGATTTCCCTCAAGAGCATGCATAAATGCGTAAAAGTGACaggggtgaggaaaaactccctttttaggaagaaaccttggacagacccaggctcttggtaagtaggtgtgtgtgtgtgtgtatgtgtgtgtgtgtgtgtgtgtgtgtgtgtgtgtgtgtgtgtgtgtgtgtgtgtgtgtgtgtgtgtgtgtgtatgtgtgtgtgtgtgtgtgtgtgtgcatgcatgcacatacttgtaaatatgtatgtgtCCTATGTGTTTATCTTCTGTAAAGCTCAATAGTGCCCTATTGCACTACCAGGTCAAAATTTGCCAGGGAAGACCATaactgctataaaattgaataaaacaccccaaattgtATGAAATTTGTGAATATTAATTTACTTGCGAAGAGCATGAAAGGGAACaatgcatgttatttttggttaatttggttgaaagaaagccATATTTCTTatagaaaactttgaaaacatgacacatttaacacaaagacaacacaagtgttagaTGCCTTTTTACTGGCTGGCGTAAGATTAGAGTAACTAGTCAATAACTGCCACACATAGGCTAATAATAGATGAATGTAGATTTCAtgtgattttaaaattattattaaataattaaatactttatataaccctaaatagctaactttagcctaatctgacaagctacaggcaaacaatgtattcataaagtgcatcgttcttctggcagttattacagctctcatgcttttattttgacacgttaATGTTACTTCCTGTTAAGAGCGCATGGGACTTTTGACTTAACAcgtaagaccaaaataacattataaacaagacctgtgttccatcagatttccaatgattatgcacattataaaaatgagCCCATATTCTCGATCTTGGGTTAAAACGGaaaaatgaataacaaaaaaaacaacagttgaaaaacgagcagttttccagttaatttttaatttgtatggaCATTGGAAAAACAAGAAAACGGAGCTCATAATTTAGTTTTTCCATTTTTGGTTTGAAACCAAAAACGAAACATCAacccgtttttttgttttttcgtttttggtttaaaacgaaAAACGAATTATACTTTAGTACCCTGACCCAATCTGGCACCATCTAGTGGTCAAAACTAATAATCAACATGGGCTGCTGCTCGGTAATCTCAAACCTATACCTTAAATCTAAACCAACACTGAGAAAAATAAGTGGATGTCACTTTCTGTTGATATAAATCAACATTCAAGGTTTATCCAGAATGTAATAAAGGTTCCATTAAACatattaattcaattaaattcctATAAATTCctgtaaaatgtgtttgttgcaAATGTACTTAATATTAAAGGCATAGACGCTTGTATAATATGAAACTTAATTGCAGCTATAGTTACCATATATACACAAAATGCTATATATCatgtttttaaatacatataggcctatactatatattttttttaaaccacaggATTGTAAAAAGTATCACAttgaaataaagtaaatattatAATTGTACTGATTTTAAAAATCTCTCACGTTATTCAAGAGATCAAACGGATAACAGAATTATGAAACACGGGACGTGAAGGAAATCAGATAACAGATACACATTAGGTTTAAGTAGGCTACTTTGTTTTATTATAGAGTACTTTTATTATGCAAAGGATTTGTCTTGTCAATCTTGCAGCATGGGTTGATGGATTTGTCCAAAATACATTACAATCACATTCTAACAGAAAGTAACACCACAACACCTACAGCTCAGTTAAGTTTCCTGTTACTTATAATCTGTATGCTCAAAACTCTAAGCGCACTTCCAACagcatcaaacaaaaaacaaatgaaaagttagaaatgataaaattaaaaaacagtgaaaaagatgaaataaagtaaaaatgtttATGAGATATAAAGTCAAAAGTCCGGCTCAGTGGAAATAATGAGCTACTAAATCAGAATTACAATAATctacaatttaa contains:
- the LOC120551893 gene encoding glycine--tRNA ligase — protein: MEEVLAPLREAVREQGDLVHQLKEKGATEQELSRAVAELKARKKILEAKELALQPKDDTVDRVKMEDTLKRRFFYDQAFAIYGGVSGLYDFGPVGCALKNNILQVWRQHFIQEDQILEIDCTMLTPEPVLKTSGHVDKFADYMVKDAKTGECHRADHLLKGHLKKMLSDEKCSAEKVTEMEDVITQMDNYTQQELTDLFVKYNVKSPSTGNDLTPPISFNLMFQTSIGPGGNMPGYLRPETAQGMFLNFKRLLEFNQGKLPFGAAQIGNSFRNEISPRSGLIRVREFTMAEIEHFVDPNEKVHPKFSSVADLDITLYSSKAQTSGQSAHIMRLGDAVEQGVINNSVLGYFIGRIYLYLIKVGLSKDKVRFRQHMENEMAHYACDCWDAESKTSYGWIEIVGCADRSCYDLSCHSRATKVPLVAEKPLKEPKVVNVVQFEPNKGAIGTAYKKDAKLVLEYLAACDDCYINDQEKLLNENGEFSIETNGRTFKLAKDMVSVKRFQKTLHVEEIVPNVIEPSFGIGRIMYSIFEHSFRIRQGDEQRTYFSFPATVAPYKCSILPLSQNQEFMPFVHQLSEAMTKNVVSHKVDDSSGSIGRRYARSDEIGVAFGITVDFDTVNKTPHTATLRDRDSMRQIRAEVTRLPGMVRDLANGTLAWAEVETKYPIFEGQETSKKE